In the Salmo trutta chromosome 13, fSalTru1.1, whole genome shotgun sequence genome, AGAGATCCCATTGGAAAAACTTTGCTGACTATTCTGGCAATTGATATATCCAACGGTCTATTCCAAAGTCTCACCATACatgccttccatctcacctcacagggctCCCAGCCCATATCTAACAGTCTATTCTACagtctcaccatacacaccttccatctcacctcacagggttcccagcccatatccaacagtttattctaaagtctcaccatacacaccttccatctcacctcacagggttcccagcccatatccaagagtctattctatagtctcaccatacacaccttccatctcacctcacagggttcccagcccatatccaacagtctattctaaagtctcaccatacacaccttccatctcacctcacagggttcccagcccatatccaacagtctattctatagtctcaccatacacaccttccatctcacctcacagggttcccagcccatatccaacagtctattctaaagtctcaccatacacaccttccatctcacctcacagggttcccagcccatatccaacagtctattctatagtctcaccatacacaccttccatctcacctcacagggttcccagcccatgtcCCTAGTTATTGCCAGTATAGATGCAAACATTGTGGGAACCTACAAAATATGTTATGGATTATGTTCGTTTTTGAGATACCTCTTAGCACCCCACATTCCTGCTGAATAGTCAAAAACATGACATACACATACCTGTCTGATACAGTTTGGAATACGTGGCACAATCAATATCttttagtgtttttgtttttcctttaACCCCCCAAAGAGCTCTACTTACTGAGTCGGCCAGGGCAGATGTATAGAAAGGTCATATGTTATTCAATTGCCTACATTACTGGGTTGGGTTAAGCTTGATAGTGCTGTGCTTTATTCCATGGAGACTCACACCTTCCCAAATATATTCTAAGGTGTTTCTTTTTAAGAATATCTGTTGTTCAGTATATTGAACTCTGAGGGACGCTGTTGGTCAGTGTGTTGCAGTTTTAGAGCAGATGTGCAACAGTAACTCCCCCATCATCTCGGtatattagagagagaaagagccgcACGCAGAGCGCACAGTCTGGGTTACAGAGAACACTAAGCACGGAGTCACCGAGCTGAGATTATTTTGTTCCCAAAATACGGATTATTggcattttttgtatttattgttGGACATACATCTGAAGGAATCATACTGTTCTCTTATCGGATTATAAAGCGCATGTTGTTTCATGTTGAAGGAAAAATGTCGGACAGAACAATGACACGGCAAGTACTGTTGTTTATCTCGgtcctctctctcagttcagtacACGGGCAGGTCAGTTACTCCATTCCCGAGGAAATGGCGAAAGGCTCTTTAGTCGGTAACATAGCGCAGGATTTAGGTTTAGATATCAAAAGACTGAAATCAGGTAAAGCTCGTATTTATACCGGAGACAGCGCAGAGTACATCGAGCTGAATAAAGAAAGGGGAGTTCTCCTCATCAAAGAGAGAATAGACCGTGAAGCTCTCTGCGGACAGACGACGCCTTGCGCTTTACATTTTCAGATTATTCTCGAGAACCCGATGGAATTTTATTCCATTACTGTTGAGGTAACTGATGTCAATGACAACCCACCGGTTTTCAAGAAAAGTGATATCAGGTTTAGAATTAGCGAGTCAGCTCTGACGGGAGCTAAATTCATTTTGGAGCGAGCTATAGATCCAGACGTTGGCATTAATGGCCTCCAAAGCTATTCTCTCAGTTCAAATGTTCATTTTGCACTAAAACTGCAAAATCAGCCAGGTGGTGGTAAAAATGTCGAAATGATTTTACAGAAGTCTCTAGATCGAGAAAAAAAAGAGCAAATATCAATCGTGTTAACAGCAATGGATGGAGGAGAGCCTCAGATGTCTGGTACTGCACAGATACAAGTCACCGTGTTAGACGCCAATGACAATGCCCCAGTTTTTACGCAGCCGATTTACAGAGCTACAATTACTGAGAATGCACAGAAAGGTACAGTTGTTACTAAGGTCAGTGCACACGATGCTGATCAGGATACTAATGGCAAAATAACATACTCAGTAACAAATACACAGGACGATTTTCCTGAAATGTTTGAAATTAATTATGTTGATGGTGAAGTTATATTAACTGGGGAAATAGACTATGAAAAAGCTCACCATTATCAGATACATATACAAGCCAGTGATGACGGTGGGCTGACTGATTCATGTAAAATAATTCTGGACGTCATTGATATAAATGACAACAAACCAGATATCAATATTATGTCCAAGACTAACGTCATAACAGAAGATTCTAAACCCGGTACCGTAGTAACTATGATTAATGTACAAGACCCAGACTCAGGTGAAAATGGTCAAGTCCAGTGTTCGATAAACGATAATATTCCATTTACAATTAAATCAACATCGAATAATTTCTATAGTTTAGTAACAGACAGTGACTTGGACCGAGAGAGAGCCTCTGAGTATAACATCAGCGTGACGTGCTCTGATGAGGGAgtgccctctctctccagcagcGTCACTCTCACCTTACAGATATCAGATGTGAATGACAACGCGCCTGTCTTTGAGAAGAGCTCATATGAGGCCTACATTATAGAAAACAACACACCGGGCCTCTCTATATTCACAGTGAAAGCCAGAGACGCTGACTGGAACCAGAATGCCCGTGTTTCTTACATACTGGAGGACTCTTCGGTTAACGGAGTGCCCGTCTCCTCGTATGTGTCCGTTAGTGCTGAAAGTGGAGTCATCCATGCAGTGCGCTCTTTTGACTACGAGCAGATCAAGGATTTCCAGTTCCGTGTAAAAGCGCAGGACAGAGGTTCCCCTCCTCTCAGTAGCAATGTGACTGTAAAATTAATGATTCAGGACCAGAACGACAACGCGCCTCAGGTTCTGTACCCAGTCCAGACTAGCAGCTCTCTGGTGGCTGAAATGGTGCCTCGTTCAGCAGATGTGGGATATCTTGTCACTAAAGTGGTGGCTGTTGATGTGGACTCTGGACAGAATGCCTGGCTCTCCTATAAACTGCAGAAAGCGACAGACAGGGCGCTGTTTGAAGTGGGCTTACAGAATGGAGAAATAAGAACTATACGCCAAGTCACTGATAAAGATGCTGTGAAACAAAGGCTCACTGTTGTAGTGGAGGACAACGGGCAGCCCTCTCGTTCAGCTACAGTCAATGTTAACGTGGCGGTGGCGGACAGCTTCCCTGAAGTGCTCTCGGAGTTCACTGACTTTACGCACGACAAGGACTACAACGATAACCTGACTTTTTACTTAGTCTTGGCTTTGGCTGTAGTCTCATTTCTGTTCATCACATGTTTAGTGGTTATTATATCAGTGAAAATATACAGATGGAGACAGTCTCGCGTCCTCTATCATTCCAATCTCCCTGTTATTCCGTATTATCCACCGCGTTACGCAGACACTTTGGGGACAGGAACTCTACAGCACGTGTACAATTACGAGGTGTGCAGGACGACTGACTCCAGAAAGAGTGACTGTAAGTTCGTCAGACCCTGTAGTCAGAACGTACTGATAATGGACCCCAGTTCTACAGGGAAGATGCAGCGGATGCAGAGTGAGCAGAACAtcctggatgaaccagactctCCACTAGAGGTCTGTTATATTTGAATCATTATCTTTTCCCTAAAACTATTCTAATTGTTTTAAATCGAGTTTGTATTTCGGGGAACATTTCATCATGAGAAATTCTCCTCATTCCACTAATATGCTTTTCAGCACCATGGTAATGGAAAGCGGTGCTTTGCAAAGAGGCTGTATTTCAATGGACCCTATTTAATAGTACAGAGTAAATCGTTCTGGATATTGCCTAACGCTTGTAAAAGTGAGGAAAACGGTTTATGCAACATGAATTTGATTGATACGTTTATTTTACTTGCAGTACACAATACACATTATACCATACTGCTGGTTTTAGACTGCTGAAACTTGCTTTCTGTCAACATGTAGCCTACAGATTCATGCAAGGTGTATTTTGTATGGCATTTGTTGTCCACATATTTCTGGCATCTTGATTTACAATTCTCCTCAATACATTGCCCCTGATGTGTTGATACAGCTTACATGAGATGGCTAAAGCGTTATAGCACTGTGCTTCATTCCATGGAGATTCACACCTTCCCAGACATGTCGGAAGATGTTGGCTTTTTTAAAGTGTATCTGTTGTACAGTAGATTGAACTCAGAGGGACGCTGTTGGTCAGTGTGTTGCAGTTTTAGAGCAGATTTGCAACAGTACCTCCCCCATCATCTCGGtatattagagagagaaagagccgcATGCAGAGGCCATTGTCCGGGTTACAGAGAACACTAAGCACGGAGCTGATATTATTTTCTACCAGAGACAGACCTACGGATTGTTGAGTCATTTTACTTGGATTTTTTGAACATCAATGGAATAGAATATCACAGACCTCTTTACGGATTATAATGTCCTTGTTTCAGGTTGAAGGGAAAATGTCTGACAGAACAATGACACGGCAAGTACTGTTGTTTATCTCGgtcctctctctcagttcagtacACGGGCAGGTCAGTTACTCCATTCCCGAGGAAATGGCGAAAGGCTCTTTAGTCGGTGACATAGCGCAGGATTTGGGTTTAGATATCAACAGACTGAAATCAGGTAAAGCTCGTATTTATACCGGAGACAGCGCAGAGTACATCGAGCTGAATAAAGAAAGGGGAGTTCTCTTCATCAAAGAGAAAATAGACCGTGAAGCGCTTTGTGAACAGACAACGCCTTGCGCACTACATTTTCAGATTATTCTAGAGAACCCGATGGAATTTTATAGTATTACGGTTGAAATTACAGACATTAATGATAACCCTCCAACCTTTGAAAAAAACGAAATCAAATTCAAAATCAGTGAGTCTGCAGTCAATGGAGCAAAATTCGTGTTAGAGAGAGCAATGGATCTTGACGTCGGTATCAATGGCCTCCAAAGCTATACGTTGAAACCAACCGATAATTTCGCTCTGAAATTGGTTAATCAAGCCGATGGGAATAAGAAGGTTGAGATGGTTTTACAGAAAGCTCTAGATCGAGAGAAGCATGAGGATGTTACTTTAGTGTTGACAGCTGTGGATGGTGGCGAGCCGCGTATGTCAGGGACAATGCAAATACTCATCACCGTACTGGACGCTAATGATAATGCGCCTATTTTTACTCAGGAGTATTACAAAGCATCTGTAACTGAGAATGCCCCAAAAGGTACAATTATAACTTCAGTCAGCGCATCAGATGCAGATCATGGCTCAAACGGTAAAATAACGTATTCAATTACAAACACCTTAGATTATGTTCGTGGAATTATTGAAGTAAACGAGGACAACGGCGAGATTAGATTGATTGGAAATATTGATTATGAAAAGACACGGAATTTTCAGATCAATTTAAGGGCAAGTGATGACGGAGGACTTACAGATTCATGCAAAGTGATAGTTGAAGTAGTTGACACCAATGATAATAAGCCTAATATTAACATTATGTCTAAATCCAACGTGATCTCCGAAGATGCCAAAGCTGGTACTGTCGTAACTATGATCAATATTCAAGACCCAGACTCAGGTGAAAATGGGAAAGTCAAATGTTCCATCAATGAAAACATTCCATTTGCGATTAAATCCTCGTCGAATAATTTCTATAGTTTAGTAACAGACAGTGACTTGGACCGAGAGAGAGCCTCTGAGTATAACATCAGTGTGACGTGCTCTGATGAGGGAgtgccctctctctccagcagcGTCACTCTCACCTTACAGATATCAGATGTGAATGACAACGCGCCTGTCTTTGAGAGGAGCTCATATGAGGCCTACATTATAGAAAACAGCACACCGGGCCTCTCTATATTCACAGTGAAAGCCAGAGACGCTGACTGGAACCAGAATGCCCGTGTTTCTTACATACTGGACGACTCCTCGGTTAACGGAGTGCCCGTCTCCTCGTATGTGTCCGTTAGTGTTGATAGTGGAGTCATCCATGCAGTGCGCTCTTTTGACTACGAGCAGATCAAGGATTTCCAGTTCCGTGTAAAAGCGCAGGATGGaggctctcctcctctcagtaGTAATGTGACTGTGAATATAATGATCCAGGACCAGAACGACAACGCGCCTCAGGTTCTGTACCCAGTCCAGACTAGCAGCTCTCTGGTGGCTGAAATGGTGCCTCGTTCAGCAGATGTGGGATATCTTGTCACTAAAGTGGTGGCTGTTGATGTGGACTCTGGACAGAATGCCTGGCTCTCCTATAAACTGCAGAAAGCGACAGACAGGGCGCTGTTTGAAGTGGGCTTACAGAATGGAGAAATAAGAACTATACGCCAAGTCACTGATAAAGATGCTGTGAAACAAAGGCTCACTGTTGTAGTGGAGGACAACGGGCAGCCCTCTCGTTCAGCTACAGTCAATGTTAACGTGGCGGTGGCGGACAGCTTCCCTGAAGTGCTCTCGGAGTTCACTGACTTTACGCACGACAAGGACTACAATGACAACCTGACTTTTTACTTAGTCTTGGCTTTAGCTGTAGTCTCATTTCTGTTCATCACATGTTTAGTGGTTATTATATCAGTGAAAATATACAGATGGAGACAGTCTCGCGTCCTCTATCATTCCAATCTCCCTGTTATTCCGTATTATCCACCGCGTTACGCAGACACTTTGGGGACAGGAACTCTACAGCACGTGTACAATTACGAGGTGTGCAGGACGACTGACTCCAGAAAGAGTGACTGTAAGTTCGTCCGACCCAGTAGTCAGAACGTACTGATAATGGACCCCAGTTCTACAGGGACGTTGCAGCGGATGCAGCGCGAGCAGAACAtcctggatgaaccagactctCCACTAGAGGTCTGTTATATTTGAGTCATTATCCTTCCCTTTAATCTAAGGTTGAACTGTGACATGTACATTTGTAACTTTTTCTTGCGATTTTAGCTGTTTCTAAATCTTGTCTTTATAGGTGCGAAGGTTCCGTGGTCAGAAATGCTCTGAATTCCACTGATATGTGGCCATTTCAGCACCACGGTCGTGAACAGCGCTGTTCTCCAAAGCGGCTGTATTGCAAAACCCCTATAACATAGTAAATAGGGAATTATACAGGGATATTGCCTAACCTTTGTAAAGATGAGCAAACGTTTTCTGTACTAAAAATTGGATTCATAAGTATATACACGTTTTCTGTATCCTACATAATGCACAGTAATACCTTAGTGCTGGTTATAGTTGCATAGTTTAGCGTAACGTGTATTTTGTTTTATATTTCTTGTCCACATACTACTGGCATCATGGTTTACATGTATCCTACATACATTGGCTGAAATGTGTTAATATAGCCTTCATTACTGGGTTGGGTTAAGTTTGATGGTGCTATGCTTTATTCCATGGAGACTCACACCTTCCCAAATATATTGGAAGATGTTTCCTTTTTAAGTATATCTGTTGTTCAGTAGATTGAACTCTGAGGGACGCTGTTGGTCAGTGTGTTGCAGTTTTAGAGCAGATTTGCAGCAGTACCTCCCCCATCATCTCGGtatattagagagagaaagagccgcACGCAGAGAACACAGTCTGGGTTACAGAGAACACGAAGCACCGAGACACCGAGCTGAGATTCTTTTGTTCTGGAGATACGGATTATTGGTAGAACATTTTGTTATTTTCTCGGTTTATATCTGAAGGAAATATACTATTCTCACAACGGATTTTATGGTGTTTGTTGTTTCATGTTGAAGGGAAAATGTCTGACAGAACAATGACACGGCAAGTACTGTTGTTTATCTCGgtcctctctctcagttcagtacACGGGCAGGTCAGTTACTCCATTCCCGAGGAAATGGCGAAAGGTTCTTTAGTTGGTAACATAGCGCAGGATTTGGGTTTAGATATCAAAAGACTGAAATCAGGTAAAGCTCGTATTTATACCGGAGACAGCGCAGAGTACATCGAGCTGAATAAAGAAAGGGGAGTTCTCCTCATCAAAGAGAAAATAGACCGTGAAGCTCTCTGCGGACAGACGACGCCTTGCGCTTTACATTTTCAGATTATTCTAGAGAACCCGATGGAATTTTATAGTATTACCGTTGAAATAACAGATATTAATGATAATGCGCCCAGTTTcgaaaaaaatgaaatgaaattcaAAATCAGTGAGTCTGCTGTGACAGGGGCTAAATTCTTATTAGAGAGGGCAATGGATTCTGATGTTGGCGTTAACGGCCTAAAGAGCTATTCCCTTACGCAAACCGACCATTTTGCCCTAAAACTAAAAGATCAGCCAGATGGAGGGAAAATGGTTGAAATGGTTCTACAGAAGCCTCTCGATCGAGAAAAAGAGGAGGAGATTTCCCTTGTATTAACAGCTACGGATGGGGGCTATTCTCAGATGTCTGGGACTGCACAGATCCATATCATTGTGCTGGACGCCAACGACAATGCCCCTGTCTTTACACAGCCGATATACAAGGCTACCATTACTGAGAATGCCCCTAAAGGATCCGTTGTAGCAGCAGTAAGCGCATTTGACGCTGATAAAGGCGCACATTCTAAGATAACATATTCAATTTCAAACACAATTGCTGATGTGCGAGACATTTTTGAAATAAATGAGTTCGACGGACGTTTGAAAGTAAAAGAAAATGTTGACTATGAAAAGGCCCGTCACTATCAGATACATGTTCAGGCCAGTGATGACGGTGGGCTGACTGATTCATGTAAAATAATTCTTGACGTCATTGATATAAATGATAACAAACCAGCTATCAATATTATGTCCAAGACTAACGTCATAACAGAAGATTCTAAACCCGGTACCGTAGTAACTATGATTAATGTACAAGACCCAGACTCAGGTGAAAATGGTCAAGTCCAGTGTTCGATAAACGATAATATTCCATTTACAATTAAATCAACGACGAATAATTTCTTTACTGTAGTAACAGACAGTGACTTGGACCGAGAGAGAGCCTCAGAGTATAACATCAGTGTGACGTGCTCTGATGAGGGAgtgccctctctctccagcagcGTCACTCTCACCTTACAGATATCAGATGTGAATGACAACGCGCCTGTCTTTGAGAGGAGCTCATATGAGGCCTACATTATAGAAAACAACACACCGGGCCTCTCTATATTCACAGTGAAAGCCAGAGACGCTGACTGGAACCAGAATGCCCGTGTTTCTTACATACTGGACGACTCCTCGGTTAACGGAGTGCCCGTCTCCTCGTATGTGTCCGTTAGTGCTGATAGTGGAGTCATCCATGCAGTGCGCTCTTTTGACTACGAGCAGATCAAGGATTTCCAGTTCCGGGTAAAAGCGCAGGATGGaggctctcctcctctcagtaGCAATGTGACTGTGAAAATAATGATCCAGGACCAGAACGACAACGCGCCTCAGGTTCTGTACCCAGTCCAGACTAGCAGCTCTCTGGTGGCTGAAATGGTGCCTCGTTCAGCAGATTTGGGATATCTTGTCACTAAAGTGGTGGCTGTTGATGTGGACTCTGGACAGAATGCCTGGCTCTCCTATAAACTGCAGAAAGCGACAGACAGGGCGCTGTTTGAAGTGGGCTTACAGAATGGAGAAATAAGAACTATACGCCAAGTCACTGATAAAGATGCTGTGAAACAAAGGCTCACTGTTGTAGTGGAGGACAACGGGCAGCCCTCTCGTTCAGCTACAGTCAATATTAACGTGGCGGTGGCGGACAGCTTCCCTGAAGTGCTCTCGGAGTTCACTGACTTTACGCACGACAAGGACTACAATGACAACCTGACTTTTTACTTAGTCTTGGCTTTGGCTGTAGTCTCATTTCTGTTCATCACATGTTTAGTGGTTATTATATCAGTGAAAATATACAGATGGAGACAGTCTCGCGTCCTCTATCATTCCAATCTCCCTGTTATTCCGTATTATCCACCGCGTTACGCAGACACTTTGGGGACAGGAACTCTACAGCACGTGTACAATTACGAGGTGTGCAGGACGACTGACTCCAGAAAGAGTGACTGTAAGTTCGTCAGACCCTGTAGTCAGAACGTACTGATAATGGACCCCAGTTCTACAGGGACGATGCAGCGGATGCAGAATGAGCAGAACAtcctggatgaaccagactctCCAATAGAGGTCTGTTATTTGAATCATCATTtttttgccaaaactatattcaTGTCCAGCTGTATTTGTAAATGCATCATGCATTTGAACTGTTTGAAATCCACAATGTTTACCAGGGAACTTTCCATGGTCAGAAGTAGTGTTTTTTTCTATTGATAGGTAGCTGTTTCAGCACCACGGTCATGGACAGCGGTTCTGTTTTGGTTGCAGCAAAGAGGCTGTATTTGAATGAACCATGTACCATAGTAAAGTTCGAATTGTTCTGCACATAGCCTTTACAGTAGTAAAAATGAGTCAAACATTTTCTCTAATAGTAATTTGATTAAATAATCTTACAGTCTCTTAAGAAagttttcataccccttgacttattccacattttgttgtgttacagcctgaatcctaaatggattacatttgtatttctctctcaccatttacacacaataccccctaatgacaaagtgaaaacatgtttttatacgtttttgcaaatgtattgataatgaaatacagaaatggcTAATGTACATAGGCATTCGttctcctgagtcaatacattttagaatcagtTTTGGCAGTGGTTACAGCTGTacgtttctgggtaagtctctaagagcattgcacacctggattgtataatatttgtACATTAATCTTTAAAAATTATTAAAGTGAtgtgaagttggttgttgatcattgctagacagccattttcaagtcttgccaaagcttttcaagctgatttaagtcaaaattgtaactatGCCTCACAGGAAttttcaatgtcgtcttggtaagcaacttcagtgtatatttggccttgtattttaaggttattgtcctgctgaaaggtgaatttatctcccagtgtattttggaaagcaaactgaaccaggttttactCTAGGATTATGGCTGTGCTTTgctctattccttttctttttatcctaaaaaacgtatagtccttgctgatgacaagcatacccataacatgatgcagccaccaccatgtttgaaaatatgaagtgtggtactcagtaatgtgttgtgaaaggatttgccccaaacataacgctttgtattcagtacataaagttcatttctttgccacatttttttcaattttacttgttgcaaacaggatgcatgttttcgaatatttgtattctgtacaggcttccttcttttcactctgtcaaataggttagtattgtggagtaactactatGTTGATGATCCATCTCggtgttctcctatcacagccgtta is a window encoding:
- the LOC115205349 gene encoding protocadherin beta-16 isoform X14; the encoded protein is MSDRTMTRQVLLFISVLSLSSVHGQVSYSIPEEMAKGSLVGNIAQDLGLDIKRLKSGKARIYTGDSAEYIELNKERGVLLIKERIDREALCGQTTPCALHFQIILENPMEFYSITVEVTDVNDNPPVFKKSDIRFRISESALTGAKFILERAIDPDVGINGLQSYSLSSNVHFALKLQNQPGGGKNVEMILQKSLDREKKEQISIVLTAMDGGEPQMSGTAQIQVTVLDANDNAPVFTQPIYRATITENAQKGTVVTKVSAHDADQDTNGKITYSVTNTQDDFPEMFEINYVDGEVILTGEIDYEKAHHYQIHIQASDDGGLTDSCKIILDVIDINDNKPDINIMSKTNVITEDSKPGTVVTMINVQDPDSGENGQVQCSINDNIPFTIKSTSNNFYSLVTDSDLDRERASEYNISVTCSDEGVPSLSSSVTLTLQISDVNDNAPVFEKSSYEAYIIENNTPGLSIFTVKARDADWNQNARVSYILEDSSVNGVPVSSYVSVSAESGVIHAVRSFDYEQIKDFQFRVKAQDRGSPPLSSNVTVKLMIQDQNDNAPQVLYPVQTSSSLVAEMVPRSADVGYLVTKVVAVDVDSGQNAWLSYKLQKATDRALFEVGLQNGEIRTIRQVTDKDAVKQRLTVVVEDNGQPSRSATVNVNVAVADSFPEVLSEFTDFTHDKDYNDNLTFYLVLALAVVSFLFITCLVVIISVKIYRWRQSRVLYHSNLPVIPYYPPRYADTLGTGTLQHVYNYEVCRTTDSRKSDCKFVRPCSQNVLIMDPSSTGKMQRMQSEQNILDEPDSPLEQKPPNADWRFTQGQRPGPSGAGGPPEMTMGTGPWPNPPTEAEQLQALMAAANEVSEATATLGPGTMGLSTRYSPQFTLQHVPDYRQNVYIPGSTATLTSNPQQQQQQMLMQQQMAAQQQALQAQPAEASAQPEPPKAAQTPASKKKSTKKEKK
- the LOC115205352 gene encoding protocadherin beta-16-like, with product MSLFQVEGKMSDRTMTRQVLLFISVLSLSSVHGQVSYSIPEEMAKGSLVGDIAQDLGLDINRLKSGKARIYTGDSAEYIELNKERGVLFIKEKIDREALCEQTTPCALHFQIILENPMEFYSITVEITDINDNPPTFEKNEIKFKISESAVNGAKFVLERAMDLDVGINGLQSYTLKPTDNFALKLVNQADGNKKVEMVLQKALDREKHEDVTLVLTAVDGGEPRMSGTMQILITVLDANDNAPIFTQEYYKASVTENAPKGTIITSVSASDADHGSNGKITYSITNTLDYVRGIIEVNEDNGEIRLIGNIDYEKTRNFQINLRASDDGGLTDSCKVIVEVVDTNDNKPNINIMSKSNVISEDAKAGTVVTMINIQDPDSGENGKVKCSINENIPFAIKSSSNNFYSLVTDSDLDRERASEYNISVTCSDEGVPSLSSSVTLTLQISDVNDNAPVFERSSYEAYIIENSTPGLSIFTVKARDADWNQNARVSYILDDSSVNGVPVSSYVSVSVDSGVIHAVRSFDYEQIKDFQFRVKAQDGGSPPLSSNVTVNIMIQDQNDNAPQVLYPVQTSSSLVAEMVPRSADVGYLVTKVVAVDVDSGQNAWLSYKLQKATDRALFEVGLQNGEIRTIRQVTDKDAVKQRLTVVVEDNGQPSRSATVNVNVAVADSFPEVLSEFTDFTHDKDYNDNLTFYLVLALAVVSFLFITCLVVIISVKIYRWRQSRVLYHSNLPVIPYYPPRYADTLGTGTLQHVYNYEVCRTTDSRKSDCKFVRPSSQNVLIMDPSSTGTLQRMQREQNILDEPDSPLEVCYI
- the LOC115205349 gene encoding protocadherin beta-16 isoform X13 is translated as MSDRTMTRQVLLFISVLSLSSVHGQVSYSIPEEMAKGSLVGNIAQDLGLDIKRLKSGKARIYTGDSAEYIELNKERGVLLIKEKIDREALCGQTTPCALHFQIILENPMEFYSITVEITDINDNAPSFEKNEMKFKISESAVTGAKFLLERAMDSDVGVNGLKSYSLTQTDHFALKLKDQPDGGKMVEMVLQKPLDREKEEEISLVLTATDGGYSQMSGTAQIHIIVLDANDNAPVFTQPIYKATITENAPKGSVVAAVSAFDADKGAHSKITYSISNTIADVRDIFEINEFDGRLKVKENVDYEKARHYQIHVQASDDGGLTDSCKIILDVIDINDNKPAINIMSKTNVITEDSKPGTVVTMINVQDPDSGENGQVQCSINDNIPFTIKSTTNNFFTVVTDSDLDRERASEYNISVTCSDEGVPSLSSSVTLTLQISDVNDNAPVFERSSYEAYIIENNTPGLSIFTVKARDADWNQNARVSYILDDSSVNGVPVSSYVSVSADSGVIHAVRSFDYEQIKDFQFRVKAQDGGSPPLSSNVTVKIMIQDQNDNAPQVLYPVQTSSSLVAEMVPRSADLGYLVTKVVAVDVDSGQNAWLSYKLQKATDRALFEVGLQNGEIRTIRQVTDKDAVKQRLTVVVEDNGQPSRSATVNINVAVADSFPEVLSEFTDFTHDKDYNDNLTFYLVLALAVVSFLFITCLVVIISVKIYRWRQSRVLYHSNLPVIPYYPPRYADTLGTGTLQHVYNYEVCRTTDSRKSDCKFVRPCSQNVLIMDPSSTGTMQRMQNEQNILDEPDSPIEQKPPNADWRFTQGQRPGPSGAGGPPEMTMGTGPWPNPPTEAEQLQALMAAANEVSEATATLGPGTMGLSTRYSPQFTLQHVPDYRQNVYIPGSTATLTSNPQQQQQQMLMQQQMAAQQQALQAQPAEASAQPEPPKAAQTPASKKKSTKKEKK